A window of the Paraburkholderia aromaticivorans genome harbors these coding sequences:
- a CDS encoding type IV secretion system protein gives MRLFRSKKQVALSTAPGGYSEEDPEGLIFDMGARLRTEANHWKLFAFFLAFVAGGAVYTRNPPPSVVKAYGVSSDANGHAVVRQLTAYKPDDQAIRTALKETVESWFTIEPVLTDDLQASRMARNINAVKAMMVGNARNQFADWIKADAPFQAITLNPKLVREPRVFNVALLEDSTAVVEFTTSTTQSPTDKPVVQKYALTFRYQIVPPTAEDALGRNPFGLFYPLFSMQKTQ, from the coding sequence ATGCGTTTATTCCGCAGCAAAAAACAGGTAGCGCTCTCTACAGCGCCGGGTGGTTATTCGGAAGAGGACCCGGAAGGGCTCATCTTCGATATGGGCGCGCGCCTGCGCACGGAAGCGAATCACTGGAAGCTTTTCGCCTTCTTCCTGGCGTTCGTTGCCGGTGGGGCGGTGTACACGCGAAATCCACCGCCGTCGGTGGTCAAGGCTTACGGCGTCTCGTCCGACGCTAACGGCCATGCCGTCGTCAGACAGTTGACAGCCTACAAGCCAGACGATCAGGCGATTCGCACCGCTCTGAAAGAAACGGTAGAGAGCTGGTTCACGATCGAGCCGGTGCTCACAGACGACCTCCAGGCTTCGCGGATGGCGCGCAACATCAACGCCGTCAAGGCGATGATGGTCGGCAACGCACGCAACCAGTTCGCTGACTGGATCAAGGCCGACGCGCCGTTCCAGGCCATTACGCTCAATCCGAAGCTCGTGCGCGAGCCGCGCGTCTTCAACGTCGCATTGCTCGAAGACTCGACGGCTGTCGTTGAGTTCACAACCAGCACCACCCAGTCACCGACCGACAAGCCGGTCGTCCAGAAATACGCGCTGACTTTCCGCTATCAGATTGTCCCTCCCACAGCCGAAGACGCGCTCGGCCGCAATCCGTTCGGGCTCTTCTATCCGTTGTTTTCCATGCAGAAGACCCAATGA